GTCAAACGTTGGTAACAATGTGACGATTCTATCGAAGAAACTCCCCTTTTATAAACAAACTTTGATTCCCCAAAGATGGTGGGCCGCAAGTGAAATTGCCATTGACATCCACTTTTTCCACGCACTATATACTTTCTCCACGTCAAATAAGCGAGTTGAAGAAAGCTGTCAGAGAAAACCAGACGGGATCCTCAACTAACAAACGGAAGAAAGTATACAAATGAACGAGTTTTGCCTAAACTAGGAATTTCATCCACAAAATATTCTGGTACGACTTGCTCCCCGATAATGAATTGGTATCGTCATTAATTCTTCATTTCGCAAGACGCATGCAATATTTTACTTCAGTCTTGATACTTGTTTGTTCATCATGCCCATTACTCAGATAGAATCAGATTAATGTTTcgaacaaaaaagttgaccAACAAGTTAGATTTCTACTTATAGCTGTTACGATTTGTCTATGCATTATTACTCAACTTTCACCATCTTAAAGAATTGATAACTTGTAACATTACAGACTTAACGAATAATTAAAGCCAAAACGATACTGATAAGCTATGAATCTGTCTTCGAACTATGACCCATACTTAAGTGAATATTCCAAACCATCACAACCATCACTTCGTAAAAATGTCTAAAGACACATTATGTAGAATTAGGTAAATTCTCATATGCTCGTACCAGTAAAAAACAGTAACTTACATTTGCCAGACCAATCCAgtttttcgtcctttttcATGGGGGAAAAATCTCTTTGGTCTTATTATCAATCTGGTATTGGTCTAGCATCAATTTTCTCCGCCATATGTGTTCTCTCTTTGATTTGCCGTCAAGtcaaaagtgaaagaaagTTGTCATGGCAGCTTTCTCGCGTTCCCTAGAAGCTGTCGAATTGTGAAATGTTAAATACACAGAGAGCCCACCCGGTTATAACTTTGGTTGGACGACAAGCAATATTTCGCATTTgctttaaataatatttgttcaacaataaatcaaattacTTATATGAAAACACGTAACTGCAGCAGACTAATGCAGACGAATCGGCTCAATTCACCTcgtggtaaaaaaataataaggtcAGATAAATTCTCACGAACTTTCATATGCCCAGTTTTTTTGTCCATCGTTTTCCcagatttaaaaatatgatctttaattaataataccTGTCTTGGTAGGGAGGCCAAATATAGGGTTTGTCGTCGTGGCGAAAGTGGGAGACGACTCGAGACGAATGCCTTCCTAATTATGGCACGGTGACGGTGTGGTCCTACCACCTTTTATTATTAGGCAGAAGCATTTCACTCAGCACTTGCCTTTTGATCATATCGTTGAGGAGAGAAAGTCCTCTGGCTTTCACTTCTTTATAGAAGCGTCAACAATCACAGCACCGGCCATAATCACATGGATGAATAGTGCAAACAAAATGGTCATAATTCCTTGTGAGGAGAGTGCCAATGGTCAGAGCTGAATTCGATAAACAGGCTTGTCTCCTTCGAAAAAGGCCATAGTTTTACATTTATAGTCTATTTCTTTCGTGTTTTTAAATGATGTGTTGCACAACCTCAGcagtttcagttttttctGATGGACAGATCTACACGAGCGACTTTCTACTTTCTACATGCTAAACACAATGCTAATACACTGCTGTCATTTTTAGATATAGTCAAATGACGACTCTAGTCTCTGGTGTAAAAGGGttgttaaataaattcaaattgacgGTTACCGTGATCGGatagaaatcaaacaaacggtttgatgaataaaatttgttggaatatttttatttcattattacttttatttcattcttgtAACAGACGAGAATCAGTGaattttgatatatttttctaCATTCCGATTTCATGTTAAATGCGGTTAAATGTTAATGTCGAATAAACACTAAAACatatgatttgatttaaagattttgaataaatttgttttttatatctttttatGTCATCTGAAAAGATTAACATCCGCACTCACTGCTGTCGCTACCACCTCCGTCTCCTCCAtctccttttcctcctcctcctcctccacctcctccgccTTTTCCTCCGCCACTTCCGCCTCCACCTTTTCCACTTCCGCCACCACTTCCATAACCACTTCCTCCACTGCTACCGCTGTGGCCACTGCTACCGCTGCTACCACTGTACCCACTGCTGCCACTGCTACCACTGCTACCACTGTACCCACTGCTGCCACTGCTACCACTGTACCCACTGCTGCCACTGCTGTAGCCACTGCCTCCGCTGCTGTAACTGCCGCCGCTACTAcctatatttaattatttataaaagtaTATTAGAGTTGTAAAACAGTCTTATCAAAAACAGTATAATAATATCAAGGCACTCTTCCAaggctaaaaagaaaatatagacAACGATTTACTTGGCAATTAATTTAACAATTGAACATGCATTACATTAGAAATCTCACATTAAAATGCTTCGATTTGAAATAAACGCTAATTCTtagtcaatcaaatttttttttatttcataaaaaatgtattaatttattatttttgtttatatatttatttttatatttttaataatattttttttatttatgaaataataaataaataactgtACCACGTACCATAACTCCCGCTCCCGCCGTAGCCTTTGATAAATCAAttaaacaaggaaaatttatttgtaatactattaatattgatttaatgaatttattgataacatgaatattttataatatttatctATATTTTAAGAATGATTACCTCCTCCTCCATATCCACTCCCGCCGTAACTTCCAGCACCTCCCCCGTATCCTTTTGATTAATCAGCAATGGAACAAGGATCGagatcaaaattaatttgagaAATTAACTGTAGACAATCAATACCTCCTTTTCCCTTTCCTTTGCCCTTTCCTCCGCCGTATCCTCCATAGCCCCCGCCTCCATATCCATATCCCCCGTATCCTGAATATgaaaccaagaaaagaaacagaatgATTGATTATTTGCCTTAACAAGTATAATTATAATTGTAAGTATAATTTcgtcaataaatatttaccGCCCCCGCCTCCTCCATAGCCCCCGCCTCCGCCGTAACTTCCGCTGTAACTTCCGCCTCCATAGCCCCCGCCTCCATATCCACCATATCCTCCCCCACCTCCATAATAACCATATTTCTTGGCTTTCGCTTCGACTGGTTGCAAATCCTGAGTTTGCATGAGTTTGCCTTGATTCTCATCGGCGCAACAAGCGCCCGCCCAAAAAATGGCGATGACCAGCGCAATCTATTTTCAACAAGGACAAACATTAGcaaacaaatataaaaccgacaattaattttttaaaattaaatcaaaatagaCAATACCTTTAAATTGTTCGTCATTCTCACCACGAATAGTTTGTTGTGTGGGCTCGAATGTTTTCGACTGCTGACAAACATTTGCTGgtctttatatatatgtacgtcCGCTATTTTTGTTGCGCAATGAAGTGACCGGCGTGAGAAATATACAAGAACAAACAAGTGAAAGGAAGTTTTtggcaaaaaatttgaatgcgcAATGTCGCCATTATCATATCCACCGAAGGAAACTATACCTGTTGAGATTTCTATAAATGTCTAAAGCTCGTGCTGATGAAATAGGTATTCATGTGTGAATTTTAAATGGAGAAACCGACAAACGAGTCTTTTTTCGGTACAGGGTTTGTCACGTTGACCGCGCGGTCGTTAACTGGCTATCGTTCAAGTAAATAGAACGTTCGAATTAACAACACACGAAGAAAAGTGTTTCGTCAAATGGCTATAGCTCCTCAAATGGCGACGTGAACTTTCTTACCTTCCACGCGTCAGTCCCTTTAACGAGTGTCAACCCCTTAGAGTCACGAGCGGTGGAGAAATCGCTTAAATTGTTGCGACTGCGCAAATCACgattaattttattgctaAATTATAATACACTAgacaataaattcaaaatgtttattgaccccatttgttttttaccgAGTTCATTCAAAGAGAATACACattgcaaataaataaattcgagttgaaaaatatgaaattcgATCTGGAAGATTTGTGCGGAAGTCAATCAATTAACGGCCGGATTCTTCGCTCGAtccgccgccaccacctccgcctcctccgccaccTCCTCGCCCCCCATATCCACCTCCTCTTCCGTATCCTCTGCTTCCTCCGTAGCTTCGATGTCCACCTGATAATCgattgaaacaatttcaaaaattagtttcttttttttttaaattaggatTATATAATTTGCTCATTACCcttcttcttgtatttgtACTTTCGCTTGTAATAAACTTTGTATTTCTTCTCATCCGTCGCCAAATCCGGCGAAAGGATCGACCCCAAATCGCTGGTCTCTTCAGCGACGGCTAATTCGTGAGCAACGGGATCGGCACTTTCCATGGCGTAAGCCACGGCCATTAGGACCGCAAGGATCAACACAATCTATTAgagaacaattaaaataagCCTTATTAATACAAGTGGAAAAAGGACAATGAATTATGTTGACAACTTACTTTAAATGAACCCATTTTGTTAAAGGGTCGGTGTTACTTTGCAATCACGCGATAACGCAGTTGCTCGACTAAACACGATTTAATGATGAATATATCACGACAGATTCAACACTGAGCAGCTGGTTGTGATGTGATGAAAGAAATCGGAGCAGGCCCCTATTTATATTCCCCAGCCATTTCTGCATTTCACTATTGGGATAACGATTAAACCACCAGTTATCCTTCATTGATGATTTGACAGCTTTGAACATTTGGTTTTCCAAGGTGTCATCAAGGCCGAGTGAAGGGAAAGTTCaactataaaaacaaaataatattaaaactGTTTTGCAGGTTAACCAAATTTGATGTCTATAAGGTCACTACATACCTACCTGTGTGAACCTCAATTTTTTCACGGTCAGACATTAGCCGGTTCACCGTGACGTGTACTTTTAGGCCAGTTTTACTTCCAATTCCGAAATTTGAAAGTCTCCAATTTGCTATTCCCAAGGAACCtggtaaaaacaaacaacgccATACGTGTCAATTCTATTATCTGGTGGAGAAATCAGACCTGCATAATAGTGGCACAAGTTTATCaaacaatcaaagaaaaacaaaaatgtacaCAGACCGACCGGTTTTTCTGTTATAGAAGTCTGTCCAAAATCAACTTCTATACGACTCTGATGAATTTCTCATTTGGCTCATATAAACTAATATAAGAACCTGATGGTCACAATCAAAATTCGTGGCGTGTTAAAACCTTGTCTTTGAAATGCTCAACAGCTGATCTTGAAAATATAGGTCAAACGTAGTATTTTTCAATGGTATTTCTGTTAcacttttttctaaaatgtttCGGTCATGTATTCAACGTAAATTCCAGCAGCACACGACAGCAGCCACACACGAAATCCACAGTCATCAGCTGAGATTTGTtcccattaaaaaagaaataaacagaagaagaaacgagcGAAAATCGCATGTGATAAGTGAATCAAAATTGCCGCAAAATTGTACGCGGCCGGATTTGaacagaaaaacattttttgcgAGGGGCTGTgtgattaaagaaaaatatagaaacaatTATTCATAGAGAAGAGGTGCTGGGTGACGTGATGGTAATAGAAGGAATAtgtaataacaagaaaaagaaatttgtgttAGGGACAACAATTAAATTCCCCATCAATTCAATGATAAAGAATTTCTAAACGTATAGACGCGAAGTGAATGGAAAGTTAGTGACATAATTAGTAGTGCCAGCCTACCAATCACCTGCATATGTATCAATAGTCTGCGTGCGGTCGACGACGACAgggaaaattaataaaaaaataaacgaatcaAAAAGGAGCTAGAAACATAATACAATcgtggagagaaagagaaaagacggaCGCTGAATAGTAAAGACAGTACATTTATATAAATCGGACTGGGGTGTCTGTCGTATTATCATTCATATCTCTATACATTTTACTGCTGCTGGCGCGTGATCCTTTCTGACGTCGGACATACAAATGGACACACCCTTATTGCTCCCGAACCCGCGATATGATgacaaaaaacttttaaaaaacaaacaggaaattGCGCAATGACATGTACACGtacagtttttaaaaaacacttggaaaaaatataggatcatcttttttttttgttatttcattccaGCACCGCATCGTTGCCAATCTCCAATTCCGGTCTGAATTGGAGCGTTTTCTTCCGTCGGAACAGGTGCGATGGATCGAAATTAGGCGAAACACAAATTAAGGAGCTGCTGACGTGATGATGTTGAGACTAGAGACGGCGGCACGTGATCTGCACGCATCTCGCTCCtccaaaaatattcaaaaaatttatctttctttgttttaattataTGCTACactcttttgtatttttgtttgtttgttttctcttttttaaaaatggatccCGTCAATAGAAATGATGGTCCTTGTCGGAGATTAAGAGAAGGCAATGTGCGAAATCCAATCGGTGGTGTACGACACTCGATGGTAGATGCCCGGCTGGCCGTTTTGGGCGCACGAATAACCGGCCGAGACGATGCCCACCAATTCCCATCGTCCGCTCTGTTGCAACATCAACGGACCACCCGAATCTCCctgttgaattaaattaaattgaataaaatattaaattgattaaaattgatttacaaGTCATATTAGTTGAATTGATTATATACCTGGCAGGAATCTTTGCCTCCGTTGCGATATCCGGCGCACATCATCTCGTCGTAGATGATGACGTTGATGCCCTTGGACGAGTGCCAGTCCTCACACTGTCGGTTGTCGATGATGGGCACGTCGACCACCTGCAGCGTCTTGGGTCGAACGCGGGAACCTGATGGCATCAGCAGAagccaatttttaaaattaaaacctAAAATTaggaattttgatttgtccATTCTCCCCCGTCGAATCAACCAGCAGAAATCATTCAGAAATCATTTGTTGATTCAGTTTAGTTATGGTTATAGAGTGTCGACCTGCTTGCATGGCTCCCCATCCGGCTGCCCAGGCGTATTCGCCCAGGAAATCGTCGCCCTTCTCCGGCAGACAAATGGGTGAAATGTGCGGCTCGTAAGGGACGTAGCGGTCCAGTCGGAGGACGGCCACGTCGTAGCGATCGGCTTGCGGCGTGAATTTGAAATACGGATGGACGTGAATCTCGGCAACGCCCACCTGGACGGGCGACAGCGGCTCGACGTCGGAATTGAGCGAATACTCGCCCAGCGTGATCTTGACTTGTTCCGCTTTCGCCCTGTGtattatattaaattaaaagaacaaaaatggaTGAGTCATCGTGAAATGGTGTTGCGCAATTCCACTCATAGAGAGAAATTCTATAGAGCTAGAGAGAAgacatgatgatgataataataaggaaGTGGGTGAACATTATTAGCCGCAATGTGGGGCATCAAAAAACGAGAGATGAGATGAGACGCACCTGGCGACGCAATGGCCGGCCGTGACGACGTAATAATTGTTGAGCAAAGAGCCACCGCAACGACTCGATCCGATCCGAATGTACGcctaattcaaaatttcaaaactttatatttctttcatctttagaataaaagtaataaaaagaaaattgtagcAATTTAGTTTTTACCTGCCAGGGAAAAGTACCGAAACCGGCCTCGTCTCCTCCGACGATTCGCCTTTGAGCAGTGTCTGTCCGCTGCAACGTCGTCCCGCATTCTACACGCATTTCCATTTGGCCAGCCaatcgagagagagacagagaatgagagagaaaagaaccaGACCAAATCAGAACAAAACAATTGACAAATCGTCTTCTCTCAAACGCTCTCGCCCCCCTCGccaaactttcttctttcttctctttcatttcaaattaaaataaataaataaataaataaaatggggGAATCAAATGTCTAGAAATGTGGTCAAGCCcgacactttttaaaaaaggaaaaaaaccaatTAGAATTAGGAAATAAAGTGGTGAATCAACTGCAAAAATCGTAAAACATATCCGACAGATGACGCAACTGTCTGCAACCAGTTTGAATCAATGTCGAAtcggaattattttaataataattgataGGTAGGATTAAATAAGAGTGCGTATTTCAAAGCGGGTTAGTACAGTGTGTGGTGGTGTTAGTCGATGATGAGGATAAAGATGatgagaaatttcaaaaaaaggttaGAAGGTGAAGAATAAATAAGTGGATCAATGAATTGAGGGTATATAGTGATGGGTGTGGTGATGGTGAGCGGTGGTGAGCGGTGAGGTTGTGATGCGCAATTGAACTTAAACATTTTcaggaaaacaaagaaagtcaTTTCTAATAAATTTCATTCCTTTTCCGGTCCAGTTCAAGTGTGAAACTACGAGGCGTATATAAGTGAAATTAATTTGGTTTaagggtttcttttttttaactattggtgggggtttgttttattttgttttttattttgtttggtatttttgtgtgtttttgtgtggTGAGAAACTACGTACGGGCGTCGCTTCTGACGGGTCCGTACGACACGACGGGATGTTCGAGTGAGTCGACGTAGGGCGTGGGCGGCTCCGGACTGATGCCCGGCCGATGGCAGCAGGCGAACAGGAACCCACCGCAGCTCTTCTGGATCAGACCGCCCGTCAACCAGCACAGCAGGAAGAACTCGCACGAATCCGTGTAGCAAATCTTGGAGTCGCCAAAGAAGATCCGACGGTTGCTCTCCGACACTTTTGTTTCGAGCCATTTTTTTTGGGAGTagggtttgttttatttttcattttttatttttcaagtgaaaattttgtttttgtgcaatttgtttttttttcaattaatttggcGGAGGAATTTTTTGAGataaaaacaagtaaacaaaagtGGGTGTGGTAtagtggtgatggtgatggtggtgatggtgtGATGATGGTTTTTGGGTGGGGTGGAGGGGTTTCGGGTGTCATATGGTCCAGGTATCCCCACATCACGCAAACACgcaggcacacacacacacacggaaaggACAACgttacaacaaacaaaattattaaattttaattcatccctaaaatccaattttttaaattttaatttttaattttttgagtggtggtggtgtcgaATCAGCGTGTGTGCGTTatttctgtttgtgtgtgtgtcataaTTTTTACGATTAATTTCTTCTTACCCACCCCTTTGTTTTTGGCATGCTGCtgatttcaatcaacttggaaaaaattaaatttcacacAAACAGCTACtcgtaaataaataaataaaacagttAACGTTCAGAGGCCCCTATAc
This window of the Daphnia pulex isolate KAP4 chromosome 5, ASM2113471v1 genome carries:
- the LOC124193317 gene encoding serine proteinase stubble-like isoform X2: MSPTGRNNHPWLSLATCYLLMASTAILVAAQHEPDRPLDQEQVISDLRQLLDLQFDLTNNGSAEISPVNLMKRMSNLRQLRDPHTMNRLAQMARQRPPPPPPFAIQPGRFNNFRYPPTPSTFMGAPPPPPNFQLPAKQQPDHHPNLYLGVDGHLQSPRNNEQCGTTLQRTDTAQRRIVGGDEAGFGTFPWQAYIRIGSSRCGGSLLNNYYVVTAGHCVARAKAEQVKITLGEYSLNSDVEPLSPVQVGVAEIHVHPYFKFTPQADRYDVAVLRLDRYVPYEPHISPICLPEKGDDFLGEYAWAAGWGAMQAGSRVRPKTLQVVDVPIIDNRQCEDWHSSKGINVIIYDEMMCAGYRNGGKDSCQGDSGGPLMLQQSGRWELVGIVSAGYSCAQNGQPGIYHRVSYTTDWISHIAFS
- the LOC124193320 gene encoding glycine-rich cell wall structural protein-like, coding for MGSFKIVLILAVLMAVAYAMESADPVAHELAVAEETSDLGSILSPDLATDEKKYKVYYKRKYKYKKKGGHRSYGGSRGYGRGGGYGGRGGGGGGGGGGGGSSEESGR
- the LOC124193639 gene encoding glycine-rich protein DOT1-like — its product is MTNNLKIALVIAIFWAGACCADENQGKLMQTQDLQPVEAKAKKYGYYGGGGGYGGYGGGGYGGGSYSGSYGGGGGYGGGGGGYGGYGYGGGGYGGYGGGKGKGKGKGGYGGGAGSYGGSGYGGGGYGGSGSYGSSGGSYSSGGSGYSSGSSGYSGSSGSSGYSGSSGSSGSSGYSGSSGSSGHSGSSGGSGYGSGGGSGKGGGGSGGGKGGGGGGGGGGKGDGGDGGGSDSSECGC
- the LOC124193317 gene encoding testisin-like isoform X1, translated to MSPTGRNNHPWLSLATCYLLMASTAILVAAQHEPDRPLDQEQVISDLRQLLDLQFDLTNNGSAEISPVNLMKRMSNLRQLRDPHTMNRLAQMARQRPPPPPPFAIQPGRFNNFRYPPTPSTFMGAPPPPPNFQLPAKQQPDHHPNLYLGVDGHLQSPRNNELSESNRRIFFGDSKICYTDSCEFFLLCWLTGGLIQKSCGGFLFACCHRPGISPEPPTPYVDSLEHPVVSYGPVRSDAQCGTTLQRTDTAQRRIVGGDEAGFGTFPWQAYIRIGSSRCGGSLLNNYYVVTAGHCVARAKAEQVKITLGEYSLNSDVEPLSPVQVGVAEIHVHPYFKFTPQADRYDVAVLRLDRYVPYEPHISPICLPEKGDDFLGEYAWAAGWGAMQAGSRVRPKTLQVVDVPIIDNRQCEDWHSSKGINVIIYDEMMCAGYRNGGKDSCQGDSGGPLMLQQSGRWELVGIVSAGYSCAQNGQPGIYHRVSYTTDWISHIAFS